In Sphaeramia orbicularis chromosome 14, fSphaOr1.1, whole genome shotgun sequence, the following are encoded in one genomic region:
- the LOC115432460 gene encoding complement factor B-like has protein sequence MGFSVFWGLFLGLLCFFNMGGGVWCDCNVRNLEIEGGNYTLTKQLQSGSTVVYHCPEGYYPYPAIRRCQLNNRWNPSPSRWSPARCKMVECPDPNTLENGNILPPQVQYFVNNETTVECYSGFKLYGSPQRYCLPNGKWSGRTPICRRDSGSHCPDPGVPPGASRTGNHFGISDKVTYICNNNLILVGSTERVCQENGQWTGIEPACYYRHTYDTPQEISEEFGSAIRSSLTTLESHDDTQEGRRIRIPKSGILNIYIGMDISESINETYIDNSKKAIMKLIDKISAFSVTPNYQIDFFASQIYKIVDIIDFSSGNVDLPSVMRNLRDFRVTTRDTSGTDLSLVFKKFYHQMSLLKTRVGEEVFKEHRHVIIVFTDGGFNMGGSPEPTVIKIKNMVYMNHTDDGKINPRDEYLDIYIFAVGSEIYDNNLMHLTTVRPNEKHYFRLDKISKELEQTFDDIIDEREVVGLCGLHRDYTPSVNNYNRNPLGDVDSRKMFPWVVSIIVTVETGVTKKCLGSLVTPQFILTAAHCFTTSDIITKIEVEVEEYNKIRVKEVKRRIIHPNYNINAKKHMNIGEFYDYDVALLQLQKPVDITISLRPICIPCTQETSDALKLVGKKTCTQHEEILLKNGDQLNFLTKTNDFYGKKSAIVKLGSNREACIKEALKAPGINTTNAEEVVTGNFLCTGGRFPQRDHIACQGDSGGAVYKNYERRSIQVALVSWGTKDLCKTRGSFAESDETSRDFHINLFRVIPFLKSHLGNDTQDEYEVLTFLDM, from the exons ATGGGATTTTCTGTTTTCTGGGGTTTGTTTCTTGGACTTTTATGTTTCTTCAACATGG GAGGAGGAGTTTGGTGTGACTGCAATGTGAGAAATCTAGAAATTGAGGGAGGTAATTACACACTGACCAAGCAGCTGCAGAGTGGCAGCACGGTTGTTTACCACTGTCCTGAGGGTTACTACCCATACCCTGCAATACGCCGCTGCCAGCTTAACAACAGGTGGAACCCATCACCCAGCAGATGGTCCCCTGCGAGATGCAAGA TGGTTGAGTGTCCAGATCCAAATACCCTGGAGAATGGGAACATTTTACCTCCTCAGGTGCAGTACTTTGTAAACAATGAGACCACAGTTGAGTGCTACTCAGGATTCAAACTGTATGGCTCACCCCAACGCTACTGCCTACCAAATGGAAAGTGGAGTGGCCGTACTCCTATCTGTCGTCGTGACT CGGGGAGTCATTGTCCTGATCCTGGTGTCCCACCTGGTGCATCAAGGACAGGGAACCACTTTGGTATTAGCGATAAAGTGACATACATCTGCAACAACAACCTGATTTTGGTGGGCTCAACTGAACGTGTGTGTCAAGAGAACGGCCAGTGGACTGGCATCGAGCCGGCGTGTTACT acagacacacatacgaCACGCCACAGGAGATTTCAGAGGAGTTTGGCAGTGCGATCAGAAGCAGCCTCACCACGTTGGAGTCCCATG ATGACACACAGGAGGGGAGAAGAATCCGAATTCCTAAAAGTGGTATACTTAACATCTACATCGGGATGGATATTTCTGAGAGCATTAATGAAACTTATATCGATAATTCCAAAAAAGCCATCATGAAACTTATTGACAAG ATTTCAGCTTTCTCTGTGACTCCAAACTACCAAATTGACTTCTTCGCCTCTCAGATTTATAAAATTGTGGACATAATTGATTTTTCTAGTGGTAATGTAGATCTACCCTCTGTCATGAGAAACCTGCGAGACTTTAGAGTTACAA CGAGAGACACTTCTGGAACAGATCTGAGCTTAGTCTTCAAGAAGTTTTATCATCAAATGTCTCTTCTAAAGACAAGAGTGGGAGAAGAAGTTTTTAAGGAACATCGGCATGTCATCATTGTTTTTACAGACG GTGGTTTTAACATGGGTGGTTCACCAGAACCCACTGtgataaaaataaagaacatGGTCTACATGAACCATACGGATGATGGAAAAATTAATCCGAGAGATGAATACCTGG atatttatatttttgccGTTGGATCTGAGATTTATGATAACAACCTGATGCATCTCACCACAGTTCGGCCCAATGAGAAACATTACTTCAGATTGGACAAAATTAGCAAAGAATTAGAACAGACATTTGATGACATAATTG ATGAAAGAGAAGTTGTTGGTTTATGTGGTCTTCACAGGGACTATACACCTAGTGTTAATAATTACAATCGTAACCCACTTGGTGACGTCGATAGTAGGAAAATGTTTCCATGGGTGGTGTCCATCATTGTTACG GTGGAAACTGGAGTAACTAAAAAATGCCTTGGCTCTCTGGTGACCCCCCAGTTTATCTTGACAGCTGCTCACTGCTTCACAACCAGTGATATAATCACAAAAATTGAAGTTGAGGTGGAAGAATATAACAAAATCAGAG tgaaagaagtaaaaagaCGTATTATACACCCAAACTACAATATTAATGCTAAAAAGCATATGAACATAGGAGAGTTTTATGACTATGATGTGGCTCTCCTTCAGCTTCAGAAACCTGTTGACATCACCATCTCTCTGAG ACCTATCTGCATACCATGCACCCAGGAGACCAGTGATGCTTTAAAACTGGTCGGTAAAAAAACCTGCACACAGCATG AGGAGATCCTGCTAAAGAACGGAGACCAACTGAATTTCCTGACAAAGACGAATGATTTCTATGGTAAAAAAAGTGCCATTGTGAAGCTCGGCAGCAAT AGAGAAGCCTGCATCAAAGAAGCTCTAAAGGCTCCAGGAATCAACACAACTAATGCAGAAGAGGTGGTGACTGGTAATTTCCTGTGTACTGGTGGTCGTTTTCCACAAAGAGATCATATAGCGTGTCAGG GGGACTCCGGAGGTGCTGTGTATAAGAACTATGAGCGCCGTTCAATACAG GTTGCTTTGGTCAGCTGGGGAACCAAGGATCTGTGCAAAACACGTGGTAGCTTCGCTGAGTCGGATGAAACGTCCCGAGATTTTCACATTAATCTCTTCAGAGTCATACCTTTTCTGAAGTCTCACCTTGGAAATGACACCCAGGATGAATACGAAGTGCTTACATTTTTAGACATGTAA